One stretch of Streptomyces sp. NBC_00443 DNA includes these proteins:
- a CDS encoding type II toxin-antitoxin system PemK/MazF family toxin gives MDTSWWLALAAVVLLALVATLVDGWGRGRRPEGRRTRPPGRPGGRTRGRTTARPEPAEIWWANVPYEDGPGAKDRPCLVLAVRGKRVTVAKITSKYRDERYGVIPLPPGSVGDARGRASFLETGELRDVPVSDFRRRVGVMDPVVWDQVRHLAT, from the coding sequence ATGGACACGTCCTGGTGGCTCGCCCTCGCGGCGGTGGTACTGCTCGCGCTCGTCGCCACGCTCGTGGACGGGTGGGGGCGCGGACGGCGGCCCGAGGGGCGGCGGACCCGGCCGCCGGGGCGGCCCGGGGGACGTACGCGGGGGCGCACCACCGCTCGTCCCGAGCCCGCGGAGATCTGGTGGGCGAATGTGCCCTACGAGGACGGGCCGGGCGCCAAGGACCGGCCCTGTCTGGTGCTCGCGGTGCGGGGGAAGCGGGTCACGGTCGCGAAGATCACCAGTAAGTACCGCGACGAGCGGTACGGCGTCATTCCGCTGCCGCCGGGCTCGGTCGGGGACGCGCGTGGGCGGGCGAGCTTCCTGGAGACGGGCGAACTGCGGGACGTCCCGGTGTCGGACTTCCGGCGGCGGGTGGGGGTGATGGACCCGGTCGTCTGGGACCAGGTCCGTCACCTCGCCACATAG
- a CDS encoding amino acid permease, protein MTSSKVTDATATGAPEEGYERGLGSRQVQMIAIGGAIGVGLFMGAGANIAKAGPSIILMYALAGVVIFFIMRALGELLLYRPVSGSFAEYAREFLGPFFGFVTGWTYWLMWVVTGMAELTAAAIYIHFWFPEIPQWVSALVFLVVLFGVNLISVKIFGEVEFWFSMIKVTAIIGMIVIGLGVLTLGFSDAGDTATVSNLWSHDGFFPNGIGSSLMTLQGVMFAYLAVELVGVTAGESENPEKTLPKAINTLPWRIIVFYVGALLVILSVVKWTEFSAGESPFVHAFGKIGIPLAAGIVNFVVLTAALSSCNSGMYSTGRMLRDLASNSEAPQAFGRLNARKTPAFGISVSVALMGIGVVLNYVVPEKAFLYVTSVATAAGIWTWMMILVSHIRYRAAVDAGRLRASSFPAPGGAIFSWVALLFLIGVTFMIAYDKDARVCLYVAAGWAVALAVGWRILKSRNPQIAARGGDEPELEKVG, encoded by the coding sequence ATGACCTCTTCGAAGGTCACTGACGCGACGGCCACGGGTGCCCCGGAAGAGGGGTACGAGCGAGGCCTCGGCAGCCGTCAGGTCCAGATGATCGCCATCGGCGGCGCCATCGGTGTCGGGCTGTTCATGGGTGCCGGAGCGAACATCGCCAAGGCCGGCCCCAGCATCATCCTCATGTACGCCCTCGCGGGCGTCGTCATCTTCTTCATCATGCGGGCCCTGGGCGAGCTGCTCCTCTACCGCCCCGTCTCCGGCTCCTTCGCCGAGTACGCCCGCGAATTCCTCGGCCCGTTCTTCGGGTTCGTCACGGGCTGGACTTACTGGCTCATGTGGGTGGTCACCGGCATGGCCGAGCTCACGGCCGCCGCGATCTACATCCACTTCTGGTTCCCCGAGATCCCGCAGTGGGTCAGCGCCCTGGTGTTCCTGGTGGTGCTCTTCGGCGTCAACCTGATCTCCGTCAAGATCTTCGGCGAGGTCGAGTTCTGGTTCTCGATGATCAAGGTCACGGCCATCATCGGCATGATCGTCATCGGCCTCGGCGTGCTCACCCTCGGCTTCTCCGACGCCGGTGACACCGCCACCGTCTCCAACCTCTGGTCGCACGACGGCTTCTTCCCGAACGGCATCGGCTCCAGCCTGATGACGCTCCAGGGCGTCATGTTCGCCTACCTCGCCGTCGAGCTCGTCGGCGTCACCGCGGGCGAGTCCGAGAACCCTGAGAAGACCCTGCCCAAGGCCATCAACACCCTGCCCTGGCGCATCATCGTCTTCTACGTCGGCGCGCTGCTGGTGATCCTCTCCGTCGTCAAGTGGACCGAGTTCTCCGCGGGCGAGAGCCCGTTCGTCCACGCGTTCGGCAAGATCGGCATCCCGCTCGCCGCGGGCATCGTCAACTTCGTGGTGCTCACCGCGGCCCTGTCGTCCTGCAACTCCGGCATGTACTCGACCGGCCGCATGCTGCGCGACCTCGCCTCCAACAGCGAGGCCCCGCAGGCGTTCGGCAGGCTCAACGCCCGCAAGACGCCCGCCTTCGGCATCTCGGTGTCCGTGGCGCTGATGGGCATCGGCGTCGTGCTGAACTACGTCGTCCCGGAGAAGGCGTTCCTCTACGTCACCTCCGTCGCCACCGCGGCAGGCATCTGGACCTGGATGATGATCCTCGTCAGCCACATCCGCTACCGCGCCGCCGTCGACGCGGGCCGACTGCGCGCCTCGTCCTTCCCCGCCCCCGGCGGGGCGATCTTCAGCTGGGTCGCGCTCCTCTTCCTCATCGGCGTGACCTTCATGATCGCGTACGACAAGGACGCGCGGGTCTGCCTGTACGTCGCGGCCGGCTGGGCCGTCGCCCTGGCCGTCGGCTGGCGGATCCTCAAGAGCCGCAACCCGCAGATCGCCGCTCGCGGCGGCGACGAGCCCGAACTCGAAAAGGTCGGCTAG
- a CDS encoding MBL fold metallo-hydrolase: MKLTVVGCSGSFPSAESACSSYLIEADGFRLLLDLGNGALGELQRHCGLYDLDAIFLSHLHADHCIDMCAYFVARYYRHDGGRCDPLPVYGPEGTEHRLTTAYADTPTASSMSEVFDFHTVKPSTFEIGPFLVHTERVAHPVEAYGIRIEHGGRTLTYSGDTGVSAALDELARDADLFLCEAAFTHGKENIPDLHLNGREAGEAAARAGARRLVLTHIPPWTDPRVNLADAREVYDGPVQLAEPRQVYEI; the protein is encoded by the coding sequence ATGAAGCTCACCGTCGTCGGCTGCTCGGGGTCGTTCCCGTCCGCGGAATCGGCCTGCTCGAGCTACCTCATCGAGGCCGACGGCTTCCGGCTGCTTCTCGACCTGGGCAACGGCGCCCTGGGCGAGCTGCAGCGCCACTGCGGTCTCTACGACCTCGACGCGATCTTCCTCAGCCATCTGCACGCCGATCACTGCATCGACATGTGCGCGTACTTCGTGGCGCGCTATTACCGGCACGACGGCGGCCGCTGCGACCCGCTTCCGGTCTACGGACCCGAGGGCACCGAGCATCGCCTGACCACCGCCTACGCCGACACCCCCACCGCCTCGTCCATGAGCGAGGTCTTCGACTTCCACACGGTCAAGCCGTCCACCTTCGAGATCGGCCCGTTCCTGGTGCACACGGAACGCGTGGCCCATCCCGTCGAGGCGTACGGCATCCGGATCGAACACGGTGGAAGGACACTGACCTACTCCGGCGACACCGGCGTCAGCGCGGCCCTGGACGAACTGGCCCGCGACGCCGACCTGTTCCTGTGCGAGGCCGCGTTCACGCACGGCAAGGAGAACATCCCCGACCTGCACCTCAACGGCCGCGAGGCGGGTGAGGCGGCAGCCCGCGCGGGCGCCCGTCGGCTGGTCCTCACCCACATCCCGCCGTGGACCGACCCCCGGGTCAACCTGGCCGACGCGCGTGAGGTCTACGACGGTCCGGTGCAACTCGCGGAGCCGAGGCAGGTGTACGAGATCTAG
- a CDS encoding MoaD/ThiS family protein, with translation MAIEVRIPTILRTYTDGQKAVEGSGGTLADLFSDLESRHAGIHARIVDDGQLRRFVNVYLNDEDVRFLDGINTKLADGDNVTILPAVAGGMA, from the coding sequence ATGGCCATCGAGGTCCGCATCCCGACCATCCTCCGCACCTACACCGACGGTCAGAAGGCGGTGGAGGGCAGCGGTGGCACCCTCGCCGACCTGTTCTCCGACCTCGAGAGCCGGCACGCGGGGATCCACGCCCGCATCGTGGACGACGGCCAGCTGCGCCGCTTCGTCAACGTCTACCTGAACGACGAGGACGTCCGCTTCCTCGACGGCATCAACACCAAACTCGCCGACGGCGACAACGTCACGATCCTGCCGGCCGTGGCCGGCGGTATGGCCTGA
- a CDS encoding immune inhibitor A domain-containing protein, translating to MTSRPWTFRTAATAVALATAAATFSTFAVAQADEGAPAASVERHDPAEHTHADHNLDGPMSKTQEAQREEALNQLISGRTKAKKRDGSQVVELKSKKGDSKYVELGREKTDKIFTILVEFGDKISEFGGTAGPAHNEIAEPDRKKDNSTAWQADYNKKHYEDLYFGTGKKTESLKKYYEKQSSGRYSVDGEVTDWVKVPYNEARYGNNACGQTNCSSVWNVVSDGLTSWVAQQKAAGRTDAEIKADVAQFDQWDRYDFDGDGDFNEADGYIDHFQIVHAGEDESAGGGAQGTDAIWAHRWYAFGTDAGATGPAGNKLGGAQIGSTGVWVGDYTVQPENGGLGVFAHEYGHDLGLPDHYDTQGGENSTGFWTLMSSGSWLGTGKKEIGDLPGDMTGWDKLQLGWLKYDTAKAATTSEHKLGLAEYNTRHKQALVVELPKKKVTTEIVAPAQGANQWWSGSGDNLANTLTRSVDLTGKSAASLTLDGWYDIEAEYDYLYTEVSTDGGANWTAIDGTVDGAALPKDASGKPAITGTVDAYKKLAFPLDAYAGKKIDLRFRYQTDGGVAQKGFAADQITVTADGTAVFSDNAEAADAAWKTKGFSRIGASITDDYAQYYIAENRQYVSYDKTLKTGPYNFGFSTTRPDWVEHYAYQNGLLIWKWDTSQADNNTSKHQGVGLILPVDSHPTPLKWSDGTLMRNRIQSYDSPFSTFRTDGMTLHNADVATRIPSRAGVPVFNDHTSTYYSAETPTAGVKITDTNTKIKIIKESKDGSTITVEVGRAVK from the coding sequence GTGACCAGTAGACCCTGGACGTTCCGAACGGCGGCAACCGCCGTCGCGCTCGCGACCGCAGCGGCCACGTTCTCGACCTTCGCGGTGGCTCAGGCCGACGAAGGCGCGCCGGCGGCGTCCGTCGAGCGGCATGACCCGGCGGAGCACACTCACGCCGACCACAACCTCGACGGCCCGATGAGCAAGACTCAGGAGGCGCAGCGCGAGGAGGCCCTGAACCAGCTCATATCCGGGCGGACCAAGGCCAAGAAGCGTGACGGCTCTCAGGTCGTCGAGCTCAAGAGCAAGAAGGGCGACAGCAAGTACGTCGAGCTGGGCCGCGAGAAGACCGACAAGATCTTCACGATCCTCGTCGAGTTCGGCGACAAGATCAGCGAGTTCGGCGGCACGGCCGGCCCGGCCCACAATGAGATAGCCGAGCCGGACCGCAAGAAGGACAACTCGACCGCCTGGCAGGCGGACTACAACAAGAAGCACTACGAGGACCTCTACTTCGGCACCGGCAAGAAGACCGAGTCGCTGAAGAAGTACTACGAGAAGCAGTCCTCGGGCCGCTACTCGGTCGACGGTGAGGTCACCGACTGGGTCAAGGTCCCCTACAACGAGGCCCGTTACGGCAACAACGCCTGCGGCCAGACCAACTGCTCCAGCGTCTGGAACGTCGTCAGCGACGGTCTGACCTCGTGGGTCGCCCAGCAGAAGGCAGCTGGGAGGACCGACGCCGAGATCAAGGCGGACGTCGCGCAGTTCGACCAGTGGGACCGCTACGACTTCGATGGCGACGGCGACTTCAACGAGGCCGACGGCTACATCGACCACTTCCAGATCGTGCACGCCGGTGAGGACGAGTCCGCGGGCGGCGGTGCGCAGGGCACCGACGCGATCTGGGCCCACCGCTGGTACGCGTTCGGCACCGACGCGGGTGCCACCGGCCCGGCCGGCAACAAGCTGGGCGGCGCGCAGATCGGCTCCACCGGCGTCTGGGTCGGCGACTACACCGTCCAGCCGGAGAACGGCGGCCTCGGGGTCTTCGCCCACGAGTACGGCCACGACCTCGGTCTGCCGGACCACTACGACACCCAGGGCGGCGAGAACTCCACCGGCTTCTGGACCCTGATGTCCTCCGGTTCCTGGCTCGGCACCGGCAAGAAGGAGATCGGTGACCTGCCCGGCGACATGACCGGCTGGGACAAGCTGCAGCTGGGCTGGCTGAAGTACGACACGGCCAAGGCCGCGACGACGTCCGAGCACAAGCTGGGCCTCGCCGAGTACAACACCCGGCACAAGCAGGCCCTCGTGGTCGAGCTGCCCAAGAAGAAGGTCACCACCGAGATCGTCGCCCCGGCGCAGGGCGCGAACCAGTGGTGGAGCGGCAGTGGCGACAACCTCGCCAACACGCTGACCCGTTCGGTGGACCTCACCGGCAAGTCGGCGGCCTCCCTGACGCTCGACGGCTGGTACGACATCGAGGCCGAGTACGACTACCTCTACACCGAGGTCTCCACCGACGGCGGCGCCAACTGGACCGCGATCGACGGCACCGTCGACGGTGCGGCCCTCCCGAAGGACGCCAGCGGCAAGCCGGCGATCACGGGCACGGTGGACGCGTACAAGAAGCTGGCCTTCCCGCTCGACGCCTACGCGGGCAAGAAGATCGACCTGCGCTTCCGTTACCAGACGGACGGCGGCGTGGCCCAGAAGGGCTTCGCGGCCGACCAGATCACCGTCACCGCCGACGGTACGGCCGTGTTCTCCGACAACGCCGAGGCCGCGGACGCCGCTTGGAAGACGAAGGGCTTCTCGCGCATCGGCGCGTCCATCACGGACGACTACGCGCAGTACTACATCGCCGAGAACCGTCAGTACGTGTCGTACGACAAGACCCTGAAGACGGGCCCGTACAACTTCGGCTTCTCGACGACCCGTCCGGACTGGGTGGAGCACTACGCGTACCAGAACGGCCTGTTGATCTGGAAGTGGGACACCTCCCAGGCGGACAACAACACCAGCAAGCACCAGGGTGTCGGCCTGATCCTCCCGGTCGACTCCCACCCGACGCCGTTGAAGTGGTCCGACGGCACGCTGATGCGCAACCGCATCCAGTCCTACGACTCACCCTTCAGCACGTTCCGCACGGACGGCATGACGCTGCACAACGCGGACGTCGCGACCCGGATCCCGTCGCGTGCGGGGGTGCCGGTCTTCAACGACCACACCAGCACGTACTACAGCGCGGAGACCCCGACCGCGGGTGTCAAGATCACTGACACCAACACCAAGATCAAGATCATCAAGGAGTCCAAGGATGGCTCGACGATCACGGTCGAGGTCGGCCGCGCGGTGAAGTAA
- a CDS encoding DUF2017 domain-containing protein, translating to MPGTFEPLPGGGAAVALDDVEISIIRSLAVQLLELIGPGPAEDAPDDPLAELFNDGPSEPPADPVLKRLFPDAYGDPDGTPQAKEAEEQRAYSAEFRRYTENDLRAGKRDNALTVVRCLDGLSTASAGEGGAVLKLSVEESQQWLSALNDLRLAIGSRLDIADEDDTDLLYRLPDEDPRKPMVMAYLWLGGLQETLVATLMP from the coding sequence ATGCCAGGAACCTTCGAACCGCTCCCCGGCGGCGGTGCGGCCGTCGCCCTCGACGACGTCGAGATCTCCATCATCCGGTCGCTGGCCGTCCAGCTCCTGGAGCTCATCGGCCCCGGCCCCGCCGAGGACGCCCCCGACGACCCGCTCGCCGAGCTGTTCAACGACGGGCCGAGCGAACCGCCCGCCGACCCGGTCCTCAAGCGCCTCTTCCCGGACGCCTACGGCGACCCCGACGGCACCCCGCAGGCCAAGGAGGCCGAGGAGCAGCGGGCGTACTCCGCGGAGTTCCGCCGCTACACCGAGAACGACCTGCGCGCCGGCAAGCGCGACAACGCGCTCACGGTGGTCCGCTGCCTGGACGGGCTCAGCACCGCCTCCGCCGGTGAGGGGGGTGCGGTGCTCAAGCTCTCCGTCGAGGAGTCCCAGCAGTGGCTCAGTGCCCTCAACGACCTGCGCCTGGCCATCGGCTCCCGCCTGGACATCGCCGACGAGGACGACACCGACCTGCTCTACCGGCTCCCGGACGAGGACCCGCGCAAGCCGATGGTGATGGCGTATCTGTGGCTGGGCGGTCTCCAGGAGACGCTGGTCGCCACGCTGATGCCGTAA
- a CDS encoding RDD family protein — protein sequence MSSEPPPGPGQQPPEDDPFKKQPPPDGGSGSPYGDQPPYGSQPPPPPGGQPPPPYGGGGPYGGDPYGGGGQPADPLAGMPPLAGSGKRTLARIIDMILVGVVVWLLTWGFGVTEYDVDTDKVEYGKSFLQSLVAAVLFIAYDTYLTAKTGQTLGKKLLDMRVANLDNGATPSVQTSLIRAAVLWIPFAFCCACIWTVICGGWSYFDRPYKQGLHDKSAKTVVVSTS from the coding sequence ATGAGCAGCGAACCGCCTCCCGGCCCCGGTCAGCAGCCCCCGGAAGACGATCCGTTCAAGAAACAGCCCCCGCCGGACGGGGGCTCGGGTTCGCCGTACGGTGATCAGCCGCCGTACGGCAGCCAGCCTCCGCCTCCCCCCGGCGGCCAGCCCCCGCCCCCCTACGGTGGCGGCGGCCCGTACGGCGGAGACCCGTACGGCGGCGGCGGTCAGCCCGCCGACCCGCTCGCCGGGATGCCGCCGCTCGCCGGCAGCGGCAAGCGCACGCTGGCCCGCATCATCGACATGATCCTGGTGGGCGTCGTCGTCTGGCTGCTCACGTGGGGATTCGGCGTCACCGAGTACGACGTGGACACCGACAAGGTGGAGTACGGAAAGTCGTTCCTGCAGTCACTGGTCGCCGCCGTGCTCTTCATCGCCTACGACACCTACCTGACCGCCAAGACGGGGCAGACGCTCGGCAAGAAGCTGCTCGACATGCGGGTGGCCAACCTCGACAACGGGGCCACGCCCTCCGTGCAGACCTCACTGATCCGAGCGGCGGTGCTGTGGATCCCGTTCGCGTTCTGCTGCGCCTGCATCTGGACCGTGATCTGCGGTGGCTGGAGCTACTTCGACCGGCCCTACAAGCAGGGCCTGCACGACAAGTCCGCGAAGACGGTGGTGGTCAGCACCAGCTGA
- a CDS encoding M67 family metallopeptidase, which produces MLTITQALVDQIVAHARKDHPDEACGVVAGPAGTDRPERFIPMLNAAMSPTFYEFDSGDLLRLYREMDDRDEEPVVIYHSHTATEAYPSRTDISYANEPGAHYVLVSTADTDGLGDFQFRSFRIVDGEVAEEEVKVVEAY; this is translated from the coding sequence ATGCTGACCATCACCCAGGCCCTCGTCGACCAGATCGTCGCCCATGCGCGCAAGGACCACCCCGACGAGGCGTGCGGCGTCGTGGCGGGCCCGGCGGGCACGGACCGCCCCGAGCGCTTCATCCCGATGCTGAACGCGGCGATGTCGCCCACCTTCTACGAGTTCGACTCGGGCGACCTGCTCAGGCTCTACCGCGAGATGGACGACCGCGACGAGGAGCCGGTGGTCATCTACCACTCCCACACCGCCACCGAGGCCTACCCCTCGCGCACCGACATCTCCTACGCCAACGAGCCCGGTGCGCACTACGTCCTGGTCTCCACCGCCGACACCGACGGCCTCGGCGACTTCCAGTTCCGCTCCTTCCGGATCGTCGACGGCGAGGTGGCGGAGGAGGAGGTCAAGGTCGTCGAGGCGTACTGA
- a CDS encoding putative leader peptide: MVFHDVSEKTPGMLLVARLHVDLCRLASAIC; encoded by the coding sequence ATGGTTTTCCACGACGTGAGCGAAAAGACGCCGGGCATGCTGCTCGTGGCGCGGCTGCACGTCGACCTGTGCAGGCTCGCCAGCGCCATCTGTTGA
- a CDS encoding nicotinate phosphoribosyltransferase gives MNTADLGLPEEEGREALPQQGGGGRRVGVPSTALFTDQYEFTMLQAAMKAGTAERRSVFEVFTRRLPEGRRYGVVAGTGRVLDAVENFCFDPDVLAFLRERKIVDEETLDWLAGYRFSGDIWGYPEGEAYFPGSPVMRVEGTFAECVLLETVILSILNHDSAIAAAASRMSSAAGERPIIEMGARRTHELAAVAASRAAYLGGFTSTSDLAAGFRYGIPTVGTSAHAFTLLHDRERDAFQAQVKSMGRGTTLLVDTYDVAEAVRTAVEVAGPELGAVRIDSGDLLLVAHRVRQQLDELGATDTRIIVTSDLDEYAIASLAAAPVDAYGVGTQLVTGSGHPTCSMVYKLVARAESADPMAPLVPVAKKSSGGKTSIGGRKWAARRLDEYGVAEAEVVGTGPVPDALTDRQLLVELVKGGDVVAREPLDVVRDRHTAARANLPLSATQLSRGEPVIPTEYVNGRSGSLAGS, from the coding sequence ATGAACACAGCGGACCTTGGGCTGCCGGAAGAAGAAGGGCGCGAAGCGCTTCCTCAGCAGGGCGGTGGTGGGCGACGGGTGGGCGTTCCCTCGACGGCGCTCTTCACGGATCAGTACGAGTTCACGATGCTGCAGGCCGCCATGAAGGCGGGCACCGCCGAGCGGCGGAGCGTGTTCGAGGTCTTCACCCGGCGGCTGCCCGAGGGGCGGCGCTACGGCGTCGTGGCCGGCACCGGCCGGGTGCTGGACGCCGTCGAGAACTTCTGCTTCGACCCGGACGTCCTCGCCTTCCTGCGCGAGCGGAAGATCGTCGACGAGGAGACCCTGGACTGGCTCGCGGGCTACCGCTTCTCCGGCGACATCTGGGGCTACCCCGAGGGCGAGGCCTACTTCCCCGGCTCGCCGGTCATGCGGGTCGAGGGCACCTTCGCCGAGTGCGTGCTGCTGGAGACGGTGATCCTCTCCATCCTCAACCACGACTCCGCGATCGCCGCGGCCGCCTCCAGGATGTCGTCGGCCGCCGGTGAGCGCCCGATCATCGAGATGGGCGCCCGGCGCACCCACGAGCTGGCCGCGGTGGCCGCCTCGCGCGCCGCGTACCTCGGCGGCTTCACCTCCACCTCCGACCTCGCCGCGGGCTTTCGCTACGGCATCCCCACCGTCGGCACCAGTGCCCACGCCTTCACGCTGCTGCACGACCGGGAGCGGGACGCCTTCCAGGCCCAGGTGAAGTCCATGGGCCGGGGCACCACGCTGCTCGTGGACACCTACGACGTGGCCGAGGCGGTCCGTACGGCCGTGGAGGTCGCCGGGCCCGAGCTGGGCGCCGTCCGGATCGACTCGGGCGACCTGCTGCTGGTCGCGCACCGGGTCCGGCAGCAGCTGGACGAGCTGGGTGCGACGGACACCAGGATCATCGTGACCTCCGACCTGGACGAGTACGCCATCGCCTCGCTGGCCGCCGCGCCGGTGGACGCGTACGGCGTCGGCACCCAGCTGGTGACCGGGTCCGGGCACCCGACCTGCTCGATGGTCTACAAACTGGTCGCGCGCGCCGAGTCCGCCGACCCCATGGCACCGCTGGTGCCGGTCGCGAAGAAGTCCAGCGGCGGCAAGACCTCCATCGGCGGCCGCAAGTGGGCGGCCCGGCGCCTCGACGAGTACGGCGTCGCCGAGGCCGAGGTCGTCGGCACCGGGCCGGTTCCGGACGCCCTCACCGACCGGCAGCTGCTGGTCGAGCTGGTCAAGGGCGGCGACGTGGTGGCCCGCGAGCCGCTGGATGTCGTACGGGACCGGCACACCGCCGCTCGCGCGAACCTGCCGCTGTCCGCGACGCAGCTCTCGCGCGGGGAACCTGTCATCCCGACGGAGTATGTCAACGGGCGCTCGGGGAGCCTGGCGGGGTCGTGA
- a CDS encoding isochorismatase family protein, protein MRRALIVVDVQNDFCEGGSLAVAGGADVAAAVTELIGQAAGSGYQHVVATRDHHIAPGGHFSTNPDFAHSWPAHCVAGTEGVGFHPNFAPAVASGAIDAVFDKGAYAAAYSGFEGADENGVRLADWLRAREVMEVDVVGIATDHCVRATALDAAREGFRTQVLLDLTAGVASETTDRALEEMRAAGVELSGKPVVA, encoded by the coding sequence ATGCGCCGCGCCTTGATCGTCGTAGATGTGCAGAACGACTTCTGCGAGGGAGGCAGCCTCGCGGTGGCCGGCGGTGCCGACGTGGCCGCCGCCGTCACCGAGCTGATCGGACAGGCGGCCGGGTCGGGCTACCAGCACGTCGTGGCGACCCGCGATCACCACATCGCCCCCGGCGGTCACTTCTCCACCAACCCCGACTTCGCCCACTCCTGGCCTGCGCACTGCGTCGCCGGCACGGAGGGTGTCGGCTTCCACCCGAACTTCGCCCCCGCCGTCGCGTCCGGCGCGATCGACGCCGTGTTCGACAAGGGGGCGTACGCGGCGGCGTACAGCGGATTCGAGGGGGCCGACGAGAACGGGGTGCGGCTGGCGGACTGGCTGCGGGCCAGGGAGGTCATGGAGGTGGACGTGGTGGGCATCGCCACGGACCACTGTGTGCGCGCGACCGCGCTGGACGCGGCGCGGGAGGGCTTCCGTACGCAGGTGCTGCTGGATCTGACCGCGGGGGTGGCCTCGGAGACCACGGACCGGGCGCTGGAGGAGATGCGCGCGGCGGGCGTCGAGCTGTCGGGCAAGCCGGTCGTCGCGTAG
- the clpS gene encoding ATP-dependent Clp protease adapter ClpS — MGTVTSPAPLEIERTESAEEVFAVPEPDVPWVTIVHNDPVNLMSYVTYVFQSYFGYTKDKATKLMLDVHHKGRAVVSSGSREEMERDVQAMHGYGLWATLQQDRK; from the coding sequence ATGGGCACTGTGACGTCACCCGCTCCCCTAGAGATCGAACGCACCGAGTCGGCGGAGGAGGTCTTCGCCGTCCCCGAGCCGGACGTCCCCTGGGTCACCATCGTCCACAACGACCCGGTCAACCTGATGAGCTATGTGACCTACGTCTTCCAGTCGTACTTCGGCTACACCAAGGACAAGGCCACCAAGCTCATGCTCGACGTCCACCACAAGGGCCGGGCGGTCGTCTCCAGCGGCAGTCGCGAGGAGATGGAGCGCGACGTGCAGGCCATGCACGGCTACGGTCTGTGGGCCACCCTCCAGCAGGACCGCAAATGA
- a CDS encoding PLP-dependent cysteine synthase family protein, which translates to MRYDSALAAVGNTPLVRLPRLSPSEDVRIWAKLEDRNPTGSVKDRPALHMIEQAEKDGRLTPGCTILEPTSGNTGISLAMAAKLKGYRIVCVMPENTSQERRDLLAMWGAEIISSPAAGGSNTAVRVAKELSAEHPDWVMLYQYGNPDNAGAHYATTGPEILADLPSVTHFVAGLGTTGTLMGVGRYLREHKPGVKIVAAEPRYDDLVYGLRNLDEGFVPELYDASVLTTRFSVGSADAVTRTRELLQQEGIFAGVSTGAALHAAIGVGNKALKAGESADIVFVVADGGWKYLSTGVYTAKTTEEAIETLQGQLWA; encoded by the coding sequence ATGCGATACGACTCCGCGCTCGCCGCGGTGGGCAACACCCCTCTGGTGCGCCTGCCGCGGTTGTCGCCGTCCGAGGACGTCCGCATCTGGGCCAAGCTGGAGGACCGTAACCCCACCGGCTCGGTCAAGGACCGCCCGGCCCTGCACATGATCGAGCAGGCGGAGAAGGACGGCCGCCTCACTCCCGGCTGCACGATCCTGGAGCCGACCAGCGGCAACACCGGCATCTCCCTGGCGATGGCGGCGAAGCTCAAGGGCTACCGGATCGTGTGCGTGATGCCCGAGAACACCTCGCAGGAGCGCCGGGACCTGCTCGCCATGTGGGGTGCGGAGATCATCTCCAGCCCCGCCGCGGGCGGCTCCAACACCGCCGTACGGGTCGCCAAGGAGCTGTCCGCCGAGCACCCCGACTGGGTGATGCTCTACCAGTACGGCAACCCCGACAACGCGGGCGCCCACTACGCCACGACCGGCCCGGAGATCCTCGCCGACCTCCCGTCGGTCACCCACTTCGTCGCCGGCCTCGGCACCACGGGCACCCTGATGGGGGTCGGCCGCTACCTGCGCGAGCACAAGCCGGGCGTGAAGATCGTCGCCGCGGAACCCCGCTACGACGATCTCGTCTACGGCCTGCGCAACCTCGACGAGGGCTTCGTACCCGAGCTCTACGACGCCTCCGTCCTGACCACCCGCTTCTCGGTCGGCTCGGCCGACGCGGTCACCCGCACCCGCGAGCTGCTCCAGCAGGAGGGCATCTTCGCGGGCGTCTCCACCGGAGCCGCCCTGCACGCGGCGATCGGCGTGGGCAACAAGGCCCTGAAGGCGGGCGAGAGCGCGGACATCGTGTTCGTCGTCGCCGACGGCGGCTGGAAGTACCTCTCGACCGGCGTCTACACCGCGAAGACGACCGAAGAGGCCATCGAGACGCTCCAGGGGCAGCTCTGGGCGTGA